GGTGTGCTCAACATCATCGGCAACGCGATCTGGCGGGCCACCGGCCACGGCATGTACTGGTACAGGTGAGGGGGCCGACCGCACGCGGTCGACCCCCTCGGCACGGCACGCGGCCGCTCAGCGGCCGGACATGATCTCCCGCATGAGGTTGGCGGTCTCGGTCGGGGTCTTGCCGACCTTGACGCCGACGGCCTCCAGCGCCTCCTTCTTCGCCTCGGCGGTGCCCGCCGAGCCGGAGATGATCGCACCGGCGTGACCCATGGTCTTGCCGGGCGGCGCGGTGAAGCCGGCGATGTAACCGACGACCGGCTTGGTGACGTTCGCCTTGATGAACTCGGCGGCCCGCTCCTCGGCGTCGCCGCCGATCTCGCCGATCATCACGATGGCGTCGGTCTCCGGGTCGGCCTCGAACGCGGCCAGGGCGTCGATGTGGGTGGTCCCGATGATCGGGTCACCGCCGATGCCGACGCAGGTGGAGAAGCCGATGTCCCGCAGCTCGTACATCATCTGGTAGGTCAGCGTGCCGCTCTTGCTGACCAGACCGATCCGGCCGGAGCCGGTGATGTCGGCCGGGATGATGCCGGCGTTGGAGGCGCCCGGCGAGGCGATGCCGGGGCAGTTCGGCCCGATGATCCGGGTCCGCTCCCCCTTCGCCACGTTGTACGCCCAGAACGCGCCGGTGTCGTGCACCGGGACGCCCTCGGTGATCACCACGGCCAGGTCGATCCCGGCGTCGATCGCCTCGACGACCGCGCCCTTGGTGAACTGCGGCGGTACGAAGATGACCGTGACGTCGGCCCCGGTCTCGGACATCGCGTCCGCGACGGAGGCGAAGACCGGCAGCTCGGTGCCGTCGAAGTCGACGGTGGTGCCGGCCTTGCGCGGGTTCACGCCGCCCACCACGTTGGTGCCGGCGGCGAGCATCCGCCGGGTGTGCTTGGAACCCTCGGAGCCGGTCATCCCCTGCACGATGACCTTGGAGTCCTTGGTCAGCCAGATAGCCATGATCAGACCCCCGCAGCTGCCAGCTCGGCGGCCCGCTCGGCCGCGCCGTCCATGGTGTCGACCCGCTGGATGAGCGGGTTGTTCGCGCCGTCGAGGATCGCCCGACCGGCCTCGGCGTTGTTGCCGTCGAGGCGGACGACGAGCGGCTTGGTGGCCTGCTCGCCGCGCTGCTCCAGCAGCGCCAGCGCCTGGACGATGCCGTTGGCGACGGCGTCGCACGCGGTGATCCCACCGAAGACGTTGACGAAGACGCTCTTCACCGACGGGTCGGAGAGCACGATCTCCAGACCGTTCGCCATCACCTCGGCGCTCGCGCCGCCGCCGATGTCGAGGAAGTTCGCCGGCTTGACGCCGCCGTGCCGCTCACCGGCGTACGCGACCACGTCGAGGGTCGACATGACCAGACCCGCGCCGTTGCCGATGATGCCGACCTCGCCGTCGAGCTTGACGTAGTTGAGGTCCTTGGCCTTGGCGGCCTGCTCCAGCGGGTCCACCGAGGCCTGGTCGACCAGGGCCTCGTGGTCCGGGTGCCGGAAGCCGGCGTTCTCGTCCAGGGTCACCTTGGCGTCGAGCAGCAGCAGCTTGCCGTCCGCGTTCTTGGCCAGCGGGTTCACCTCGACCAGCGTGGCATCCTCGGCGACGAACGCCTGCCACAGCTTGACCGCGATCTCGACGACCTGGTCGGCGACCTCGGCGGGGAAGTTCGCGGCGGTGACGATCTCCCGGGCCTTCGCCTCGTCGACGCCGGTGTTGGCGTCGATCGGGGCCTTGACGACCTTCTCCGGGGTCTCGGCGGCGACCGCCTCGATGTCCATGCCGCCGGCGACGCTGGCGATGCAGAGGAAGGTGCGGTTCGCCCGGTCGAGCAGGTACGAGAAGTAGTACTCCTCGGCCACGTCCGCGGTCACCGTGATCATGACCTTGTGGACCGTGTGACCCTTGATGTCCATGCCGAGGATGTCGGTGGCGCGGGCCACCGTCTCCTCCGCGCCCTCGGCGAGCTTCACGCCACCGGCCTTGCCTCGGCCGCCGACCTTCACCTGCGCCTTGACGACCACCCGACCGCCGAGGCGTTCGGCGATCGCGCGGGCCTCCTCCGGGGTAGTGGCGACGCCGCCGGCGAGCACGGGCAAGCCGTGCCGCTCGAACAGGTCCCGCCCCTGGTACTCGTACAGGTCCACGATTGCGCGTCCCGTCCCGTCTCCGCGGCGCGCCGTCGCGCCGCCACCAGCGTTGGAAAATCAGTTTGACGCCTGTCATCAGATGAGACAGGTCATTTGCCGCAGCCTAACGAGATGGGAACCGGCGGCAACCGAGCGGGTGCGCGGTGTGCGGTAATGCACAGCGACGGTCCGCCCGCTCAGGCCACCCGGCAGCGGCCGGCCGAGTAACGCCACACCGCGTCCATGATCTCCTGTTCCGTCCGGTCGGCGTACACCACCGTGGCGGTGAACCCGGTGCCGAAGAAGGCCTGCTGCATCCCGGCGTCCAGCGCGGTGAACGCGCCCAGGTCACCGCCGGCCCGCGGGTCGCGCGCCTTCACGCAGAGCATCTTCTCCAGCCCCCAGCGTCGCCGGTAGACCTGGTCCACCGCCTCCCAGGGCAGCCAGATCGCCTGCCCGCGGGTGGGACGCGTCTTGATCCACAAGCCGGCGGGGCCGACCGCGAGCACCGGGCCGCCGGACGAGACCAGCCAGAGCTGGAGGCCGACCACCAGCGCGAAGAACAGCATGATCAACGGGATGGCCAGCAGGATGCCCGCATCCCCGTTCTCGCCCGAGGCGGCCAGCCCGAGCGGGCAGGCCAGCACCAGGCCGATGAACAGGGTCAGGCCACCCAGCGCCAGCCCGCGCTTGCGCAGGCTGGGCCGGGCGACGAACGGCTGGTCCTCGGGGATCCGCTTCGCCGTCCGCGACGGCGGCGGCTGCCAGGCCGGCGGCTGCGCCGGGGACCAGCCCGCGTTCGGGTACGCCTGCTGCGGCCCCCAACCGGCCTGCGCCCCCGGGTACGCCGGCATGCCCGGTGCTCCCGCCGGCGGCCCCCAGCCCGGCGCGGGCGGCTGCCCCACCGGCGGACCCGACCGACCCGAGGCCGGCGGCTGCCCCACCGGTGACGGACCGGACCAGCCCGAGGTGGGCGACTGCCCCACCGGCGGCGGACCGGACCAGCCAGGTCCGGCGGCCGGCCCGGCGGGACTCGGCCCCCAGCCGGGCGCGGGCGGCGGTGGCGCGGACCAGCCGCCGCTGGGCGCGGGCTGGCCGCTGCCGGGGACGGGCGGGGTGGCCAACCCTCGGCGGGCTGCGGGTGGGGATGCGGCGGCTGGGTCACGGCAGGGGCTCCCGGCGGGGGTCGTCGACCGCGGAGCGCGGTACGGGCAGCCAAAGGTTACGACCGACGGGACGTCGGCGAGGACCCGGTGATCACCCTTACGTCGCCGACCTGGCGGTGTCCGCCCGGCTGGGTTCGCCCGTGTCGCCGACGTCGAGGCGGTCCGGCAGGGGCGTGCGAGGCGGTCCACCGGGGGCGGCGCGTCAGCCGTCCGGGGGATGTTGCGCGACCTGCGTAACCCCACCGAGGGGGCGTCGTTGAGTCTGATGTCGGAGCGCTGGTCAAGCGCGACGGCGGGAGACGGCCGATGCCCTGTCGGTCGAGGGGTGGCGGCGGGGCATCGTGCATAGAAGGGCCGGGCGTGTGAGGGGTGCGTCCGGCCCTTCCCCCTGCCCAGAATCCGAACCGGCCCGGACGTCAGAGCCGGGAGCAGGGCGTCCGCGCCCGTGCCGCCACGCCCGCCAGGTCCGCTCAGCAACGAGGACCGGCCGCCCGCGCGGAGGTAGTCGGTCAGCCGACCGGCTGGGCGACGTTCTCCCGGACCCACTCGACGATCGACTGGGTGGTCGCACCCGGGGTGAAGATCTTCGCCACGCCGAGCTGCTGCAGCTCGGGAATGTCGGCGTCCGGGATGATGCCGCCGCCGAAGACCACGATGTCGCGCGCGTCCCGCTCACCGAGCAGTTCCAGCACCCGCTTGAAGAGGGTCATGTGCGCGCCGGAGAGCACGGAGAGGCCGACCGCGTCGGCGTCCTCCTGGATCGCCGTCTCCACGATCTGTTCCGGGGTCTGGTGCAGGCCGGTGTAGATGACCTCCATGCCGGCGTCGCGGAGGGCCCGCGCGACGACCTTCGCGCCGCGGTCGTGGCCGTCCAGGCCGGGCTTCGCGACGACGACCCGGATACGAGAGCTCATCAGCGCACACCTTTCACCGGCTCCGGCGGGCTATCACCTGAACGAACGGTAACCCGACCCGCCCGACCCCGGGAACCCGGGTTACCTCATAGCGGCCCGGACGGGAGCGGGAAAGCCGCACACCTCCGCCGAACGGTCACTCTGCGCGACGAACGGACAGTAACAGGGCCAGCCAATCGGTGTCACGAGCTATGACATCAATGGACGGAAAGGGACAGAACGAAACACCAGTTCGGCGCTTCGGCTTGTGACTGGAGTGGCGGTTGGCTAACGTGTCCACGGTTGTCATCAGGTCCACGGACGGGTGACGACGCGGCCAGCCGACGTTCATCCGAGCTTCACGGGCGCCGGTCGGTCGCTTCGGAACCCCGACAACGGAGGGTGTGCGTGCGCCAGCGCCTGTCGTCTGAGCCCGATCGATATCGCGGCCGTCGCCGCGTACCCACCCCCCCGCGGAGCCGCTACGCCGCGGTCGTCACCACCGCGTTCGTCGGAGCCGGCATCGTCGCCCTCGGGGCGAACGCCCTCCCCGACGCCAAGAGCGTCAGCCCGTCGGTTCTCGACGAGCTCAAGCAGGCCTCGATCACGAGCCAGGACGCGGCGGCCCGCGCCGACACGGCCGACCGCGCCACCCGTGACAGCCGCACCGACGGCAAGGCCGCGTCCGAGCAGGACACCTGGCTGCTCCCCCTCCAGGGTTACGACTTCAACTCGCCCTACGGCATGCGCTGGGGCAAGCTGCACACCGGCATCGACCTGGTCGCCCCGGAGGGCACGCCGTTCGTGGCGATCCACTCCGGCACGGTCACCAAGGCCGGCTGGTTCGGCGGTTACGGCTACGCGGTCATCGTCCAGCACCCGGACGGCAGCGAGGCGATCTACGGTCACTCCTCCGCGGTGAGCGTGCAGGAGGGCCAGCAGGTCAAGGCGGGCGACCAGCTCGGGCTGGTCGGCAACACCGGCCACTCGTACGGCTCGCACCTGCACCTGGAGATCCATGTCAAGGGCCAGCCGCTCGACCCGGTGCCGTGGCTGCAGGACCGCGGAGTGGACATCAAGCTGCAAGTAGAGGCAATCTACAGCGACGTAGCGGCTTCCTGACGCTCAGTATCGCCCGTTGACCGCCCGGATCATGCGATCCGGGCGGTTTGCTGTGCGGGCAAGTCTGCCGGGTCACACCGACGAATGTGAGCGGCGGCACAGCCGATCATGGCCGTCCCACCGGACAGGCAGCCCGAACCGGGGCCGAAGTGGGCAGAGACGATCACCGGCCACGCCCGCCTCCCGGGTGCCACTACCCGCCGCCGACCCGGCCGACACCAGTATTTCGAGGTCAAGTGCCCCTCGACTGTGAAGGTCAACCGTGTCGGAAGACAGCTCCATGCAGCACGAGAACACCCAGGACATCCCCACCCGGCCGCTGCCGCGCAAGCGGACCGGCCGGCGCACCACATACTTCATGATCGGCGCCGTCGCGCTGGTCGGTCTCGGCCTCGGCGGCGTCTCGGTCGCCACCGCCGACCACGGCACCCCGGCCCCGGCCGCCGTCGACTTCGACGCCCGGGCCCGCGCCGAGGCCGCCGCCCGCGCCGACCGCTCCGTCCGCGAGTCCACCGCCCCGGTGATCCCGTCCGCCACGCCGGCCAGCCCGGCACCGACTCCGTCGAAGGCCGCACCGAAGCCGACGAAGGCGGCCACCGCCAAGCCGAAGCCGAAGCCGAAGAAGACGGCCAAGCCGAAGCCGACCTGGGTGATCCCGATGAAGGGCGCCGAGATCACGTCCTGCTACGGGCCCCGCTGGGGCACCCTGCACGCCGGCATCGACTTCGCGATGCCGTCGGGCACCCCGATCCACGCCGCCGCAGCGGGCACGGTGGTGCAGGCCGGTGACGCCGGCGACGGGTACGGCAACTCGGTCTTCATCGACCACGGCAACGGCTACCTCACCCACTACGCCCACCAGAGCAGCCTGAAGGTCTCCGTGGGCGAGAAGGTCAGCGCCGGTGAGGTGATCGGCTACGAGGGTGCCACCGGTGACGCCACCGGGCCGCACCTGCACTTCGAGGTGCACAAGGGCCAGATGTGGAACCAGATCGACCCGGCGCCGTTCCTGCGCGCCCGGGGCATCGACGTGGCCTGCTGACGGCCGACAGCATGCGCGAGGGCCCGGTCCGGCGGTTCGCCGGGCCGGGCCCTCGTCGCTGAACTCAGAGCTTGTCGATCGGGGCGTGCCGGAGCACCAGCCACATGGTCTGGTCGCCGAAGTCGATCTGCGCCCGGGCCCCCGGGCCGTGCCCCTCCACGGCCACCACCCGGCCCAGCCCGTAGCGCTGGTGGTTGACCCGGTCGCCGGCCGACACCTTCGGCCCCTGGGGCAGCTCGCTGGCGGTGGCCAGCCGACTGCCGTCCACGCCGAGCCGCTTGGCGAGCTGCGCGGCCTTCGGCGTACCCCCGGTGAAGCCGCCACGCCCGCCGGGCACGCGGTCCGCACGGCCGCCGACGCCGCCGCCCCCGCCCGCCCACGAGGTGTACGACCCCTCGGTGCGCTCCCAGCGGACCAGCTCCGGCGGCAACTCCTCCAGGAACCGGGAGGGCGGGTTGTAGGCCGGCTGTCCCCAGGCCGAGCGGGTCACCGCCCGGGACAGGTAGAGGCGCTGCCGGGCCCGGGTGATCCCCACGTACGCCAGCCGGCGCTCCTCCTCCAGCTCGCGGGTGTCGCCGAGCGAGCGCAGGTGCGGGAAGACACCGTCCTCCAGGCCGGTCAGGAAGACCACCGGGAACTCCAGCCCCTTGGCGGTGTGCAACGTCATCAGGGTGACCACGCCCTGGTGGTCCGGGTCGTCGGAGGGGATCTGGTCGGCGTCGGCGACCAGCGCGACCTGCTCCAGGAAGCCGGCCAGGGTGGCCCGCTCCCCGTCGGCGCCCAGCGCCTCGATCCGCTCGGTGTACTCCCGGGCGACGCTGACCAGTTCCTGGAGGTTGTCGACCCGGCCGGCGTCCTGCGGGTCGAGGCTCTCCTCCAGCTCGGTCAGGTAGCCCGAGCGGGTCAGCAGCGCCTCCAGCACCTCCTCCGGGGTGCCGCTCTCGGCCAGCTCCCGGGCGCCGTCGAGCAGCGCCACGAAGTCGCCGATGCCGTTGGCGGCCCGGGTGGAGATGCCGGGGGCGTCCTTGGCCCGGCGCAGCGCCGCCCCGAACGAGATGCGGTCCCGGCTGGAGAGCGCCTCGACGCACGCCTCGGCCCGATCGCCGATGCCCCGGCGGGGGGTGTTGAGGATCCGGCGCAGGCTGACCGTGTCGTCGTCGTTGACCACGGCGCGCAGGTAGGCCAGCGCGTCGCGGACCTCCTTGCGCTCATAGAAGCGCACCCCGCCGACCACCTTGTAGGGCAGGCCGACCCGGATGAAGACCTCTTCGAAGACCCGGGACTGGGCGTTGGTGCGGTAGAAGACCGCCACGTCGCCGGGGCGGGTCTCGCCCTCGTCGACCAGCCGGTCGATCTCCCGAGCCACCCAGTCCGCCTCGGCGTGCTCGGTGTCCGCCACGTAGCCGACGATCTGCTCGCCGTGCCCGGCGTCGCTCCACAGCCGCTTCGGCTTGCGGGACGTGTTCCGGTCGATCACCGCGTTGGCGGCGTTGAGGATGGTCTGGGTGGAGCGGTAGTTCTGCTCCAGCAGGATCGTCCGGGCGTCGGTGAAGTCCCGCTCGAACTCCAGGATGTTGCGGATCGTCGCGCCGCGGAACGCGTAGATCGACTGGTCGGCGTCACCGACCACGCAGAGTTCGGCCGGCTCGATCCCCTCGGTGCCGGAGACCAGCTCCTTGATCAGCACGTACTGGGCGTGGTTGGTGTCCTGGTACTCGTCCACCAGGACGTGCCGGAACCGGCGGCGGTAGCTCTCCGCGACGTGCGGGTGCGACTGGAGCAGGTGCACGGTGGTCATGATGAGGTCGTCGAAGTCCAGCGCGTGCGCCTCACGCAACCGCCGCTGATAGAGCGTGTACGCCTCGGCGAGGGCCCGCTCGTTGGGCCCCTTGGCCCGACCGGCGAACTCCTCCGGGTCGACCAGCTCGTTCTTCAGGTTGGAGACCTGGGCGGCCAACCCGCGCGCCGGGTAGCGCTTGGGGTCGAGGTCCAGCTCCCGGGCCACCATCTGCATCAGCCGCCGGGAGTCGTCCGCGTCGTAGATCGAGAACGTCGACTTCAGGCCGGCGTGCTCGTGCTCGGCCCGCAGGATCCGCACGCAGGCGGAGTGGAACGTCGACACCCACATCAGCCGGGCCCGCGGGCCGACCAGGGCGGCCACCCGCTCCTTCATCTCCCCGGCGGCCTTGTTGGTGAAGGTGATCGCGATGATCTCGCCGGGGTGCACGTCCCGCGCGGCCAGCAGATAGGCGATCCGGTTGGTGAGCACCCGGGTCTTGCCGGAGCCCGCGCCGGCCACGATCAGCAACGGGGAGCCGGAGTGGGTGACGGCGTCACGTTGCGGACCGTTCAGCCCGTCGAGGAGGGCCTGCGGGTCGAGCCGGGCGGCGACCGACCCGGGCCGGTGCGGCGGGGTCGGCCGGGGCTCCGGCGCGGGCGGGGACGCGGGGATGTCGAAGAGAGGATGCATCGCACGGCGAGTCTATGCCGCCGGCCGGACACTTCCCGCCGCCGCACACCGGGACTCCGACGGGGGCGGCACCACCGGACACCGCGAGCAGGTGTGCCGTCCCACCTGTTGGTGGGTTTGCTTGCGCAGCCGTGCCGGCGGTCGGCATACTCGACGACGTGTTCGATCAGCGCTTCTACTTTTACTACGGCCCCGGGAGTCCGGCAGCCGTAGGTCGCGCCTGATCGTCAGACCTGCGAAAAAGCCCCGGGCTCTCGAGAGCCCGGGGCTTTTTCGTCCCGGGATCCGGGTACCGGGCCCGACACCCGAGGGGGTACGACGATGATGACTGACGTGGTGGAGTCCAGCGGCCTGGCCGGCGACCGGGCCGACACGAACCCGACCGAGGCCGCGGCGGCGCGGACCGGCACCGGCGACTCGGCGGCGGCCGAGCGGATCG
The Micromonospora sp. R77 DNA segment above includes these coding regions:
- the sucD gene encoding succinate--CoA ligase subunit alpha, translating into MAIWLTKDSKVIVQGMTGSEGSKHTRRMLAAGTNVVGGVNPRKAGTTVDFDGTELPVFASVADAMSETGADVTVIFVPPQFTKGAVVEAIDAGIDLAVVITEGVPVHDTGAFWAYNVAKGERTRIIGPNCPGIASPGASNAGIIPADITGSGRIGLVSKSGTLTYQMMYELRDIGFSTCVGIGGDPIIGTTHIDALAAFEADPETDAIVMIGEIGGDAEERAAEFIKANVTKPVVGYIAGFTAPPGKTMGHAGAIISGSAGTAEAKKEALEAVGVKVGKTPTETANLMREIMSGR
- the sucC gene encoding ADP-forming succinate--CoA ligase subunit beta — encoded protein: MDLYEYQGRDLFERHGLPVLAGGVATTPEEARAIAERLGGRVVVKAQVKVGGRGKAGGVKLAEGAEETVARATDILGMDIKGHTVHKVMITVTADVAEEYYFSYLLDRANRTFLCIASVAGGMDIEAVAAETPEKVVKAPIDANTGVDEAKAREIVTAANFPAEVADQVVEIAVKLWQAFVAEDATLVEVNPLAKNADGKLLLLDAKVTLDENAGFRHPDHEALVDQASVDPLEQAAKAKDLNYVKLDGEVGIIGNGAGLVMSTLDVVAYAGERHGGVKPANFLDIGGGASAEVMANGLEIVLSDPSVKSVFVNVFGGITACDAVANGIVQALALLEQRGEQATKPLVVRLDGNNAEAGRAILDGANNPLIQRVDTMDGAAERAAELAAAGV
- a CDS encoding cobalamin B12-binding domain-containing protein translates to MSSRIRVVVAKPGLDGHDRGAKVVARALRDAGMEVIYTGLHQTPEQIVETAIQEDADAVGLSVLSGAHMTLFKRVLELLGERDARDIVVFGGGIIPDADIPELQQLGVAKIFTPGATTQSIVEWVRENVAQPVG
- a CDS encoding M23 family metallopeptidase — its product is MRQRLSSEPDRYRGRRRVPTPPRSRYAAVVTTAFVGAGIVALGANALPDAKSVSPSVLDELKQASITSQDAAARADTADRATRDSRTDGKAASEQDTWLLPLQGYDFNSPYGMRWGKLHTGIDLVAPEGTPFVAIHSGTVTKAGWFGGYGYAVIVQHPDGSEAIYGHSSAVSVQEGQQVKAGDQLGLVGNTGHSYGSHLHLEIHVKGQPLDPVPWLQDRGVDIKLQVEAIYSDVAAS
- a CDS encoding M23 family metallopeptidase; its protein translation is MQHENTQDIPTRPLPRKRTGRRTTYFMIGAVALVGLGLGGVSVATADHGTPAPAAVDFDARARAEAAARADRSVRESTAPVIPSATPASPAPTPSKAAPKPTKAATAKPKPKPKKTAKPKPTWVIPMKGAEITSCYGPRWGTLHAGIDFAMPSGTPIHAAAAGTVVQAGDAGDGYGNSVFIDHGNGYLTHYAHQSSLKVSVGEKVSAGEVIGYEGATGDATGPHLHFEVHKGQMWNQIDPAPFLRARGIDVAC
- the pcrA gene encoding DNA helicase PcrA — its product is MHPLFDIPASPPAPEPRPTPPHRPGSVAARLDPQALLDGLNGPQRDAVTHSGSPLLIVAGAGSGKTRVLTNRIAYLLAARDVHPGEIIAITFTNKAAGEMKERVAALVGPRARLMWVSTFHSACVRILRAEHEHAGLKSTFSIYDADDSRRLMQMVARELDLDPKRYPARGLAAQVSNLKNELVDPEEFAGRAKGPNERALAEAYTLYQRRLREAHALDFDDLIMTTVHLLQSHPHVAESYRRRFRHVLVDEYQDTNHAQYVLIKELVSGTEGIEPAELCVVGDADQSIYAFRGATIRNILEFERDFTDARTILLEQNYRSTQTILNAANAVIDRNTSRKPKRLWSDAGHGEQIVGYVADTEHAEADWVAREIDRLVDEGETRPGDVAVFYRTNAQSRVFEEVFIRVGLPYKVVGGVRFYERKEVRDALAYLRAVVNDDDTVSLRRILNTPRRGIGDRAEACVEALSSRDRISFGAALRRAKDAPGISTRAANGIGDFVALLDGARELAESGTPEEVLEALLTRSGYLTELEESLDPQDAGRVDNLQELVSVAREYTERIEALGADGERATLAGFLEQVALVADADQIPSDDPDHQGVVTLMTLHTAKGLEFPVVFLTGLEDGVFPHLRSLGDTRELEEERRLAYVGITRARQRLYLSRAVTRSAWGQPAYNPPSRFLEELPPELVRWERTEGSYTSWAGGGGGVGGRADRVPGGRGGFTGGTPKAAQLAKRLGVDGSRLATASELPQGPKVSAGDRVNHQRYGLGRVVAVEGHGPGARAQIDFGDQTMWLVLRHAPIDKL